The stretch of DNA GTCCGGCACCGGTTTTGACGGAGGCTCCTCAGTTTTTGGTTTTTCTGCAGCAGTCTTTGTCGGCATCTGCGCCGGTTCGGCATCGTGCTGCGGCGGAGTTGTTGCGGGTTTGGTTTCGCCCTGAGGAGAATTTCCCGCCAGCGACTTTTCGGGGCCGCTATTCCTGTCGCCAAACTCGATGACAGGGCTCAGAGTCGGCATAGGCCTCGGCTTAGCTTGCTCGGGAGTCTTACTGGCCGGCGGAGGCGGAGGCGGCGGAGGTGGTGGCGGCGGAGGTGGCGGTGGAGGCGGTTCCTTCTTCACCTCTTCCGGCGGCTTCGGCTCCGGTGGCTTTTCCTTGGGCTCCGGCTTCTTCTCCTCCGGCGGCGGGACGAGCTCCACCTTCACAGTCTCGTCTTCGACAGGTTTCGGCTCGATCTTCGGCAGCCCAAAGATGAGAAGAGCAATGATAGGAATGTGCGCAACAACGGACGCGACGACGCCCCAGCGGATTTCAGGCCGCTGCTTTCCCGTTTCGTGCTGCGCTTCCGCCGGCTCTACGTCTTCTTCTGTCACAGCAGCGATGTGGCCTCTAAAGCCGGCAGCATCAAGCCACAAAAGAAAAAAACCGCGTGATCGAGCAGCGATGAGGGTTATTGGTCGGCCGCTCCATCGTCGGCCACCAGATTGTGCTCCTGCCATTCATCTTGCGGAATGGCGTCACCGACGAGAAAGGCGAAGGACACGACCTTGCCGGAGCCGGCATCAAGCTCACATTTGAACTGGATGTTGTACCACTTGCGTTTGCTGCGGAAGGCGCCGCCCTTCACCTCGACGCTATTGCCACTGACCTTCTCCGCCGCCATCGCATAGGGCGCAAGCGTATCGGGCGCCATGGCCGGCTGCGCCCGGCGCACCTGCTCCAGCGCCTCGAGGTCACAGAGCTGCAGATTGCGCTCACTGCCGGCAAGACCACGCAGCGCCTCGCGGGCGCGGCGGCTGCGCGGATCGGCAAGGACCTTGTCGGAAAACAGCTGTCTTGCCTCGACGAATTCCATCGGCTTTGGCACCGGCAAAGTGATCGGTGCCACTGAAGGCATTGCCGCAGCAGGCGGATTATTTGCAACCGGCGCCGCCGGCTCGGCTTCGGGTTTTGCCGCCTCAGGCTTTGCCTGTTCCGGCGAAGGCGTCTTGGCGGGCTCGGGCATTTTCAGCGATTCCGCGGCCTGCGGGACGATCTCCACCGAGAGACCGTCATCCGGCAACGGCAACGGCGGCTCGGCCTTCGGCAACAGCAGCAGAAGGAGCAGGATCGCGATGGCATGCAGCGCGAACGACGCCGCAGCGCCCCGCTGGATCCCGTCATCCCATTTGCCCGCCGCCAGTTCCATCGGTCAGCAAGCGGCGGTCGGACGATCGATGACGATCATGAAACTGAGGAGCGCTTTCATCATGAGCTTGCCGAAAAGTCGGGCCGCAGCCTGCCGCGGAAATTGAAGCACGCCGCGACACTGCCAGCGCAGCCAATGCTCCGCAACCTTCAAGATCGACAATCGCCGTTTCCGGCTACCCGAGCGAGCCGATGAGATCCCGGTAGGCGGCCTCCGGGAATGCCTTCAGCGTCTCCGTGCGGACATTGCCGCCCATCGCCAGCGAAAGGGTAAAATGCGCCATGACGGCGTCATCTGGCGCCTCGCAGACGGCGACCATGTCGTGCCCGCCCATCGTCAGAAAGAACTGGTTGAAGGAGCCGCCGACGCTGGCGAGCAATTTCTTCGCCGCATCGAGCCGTTTTGCCGAGTCGCGCACATTGCGGATGCCCTGATCCGTCCAATTGATCAAAAGAATGTAAGTGGTCATGTCGCACCTCCCAGAGCATGATGCCGAAAAGTGTCAGCGGTTTTCGGACGACGTCATGCTCTATTTCTTTGATGTGGATCCGGATTCAGATTTTAGGCCCGTCAGGCCTGAAATCACCCGGATCTAGCGGAGGATTAGTTCACGCAGTCACACGGCGACCCTCGGTCGCGCGTTGCGATCGATGCCTTCCCCCGTGGCCGGATTATAGGCTTGTCACCATAGAGGGACAAGAAAGACACCGGGGATCATTGGTATTAATCACGAAAAGCAAAAGCCGGGCGCGAAGCCCGGCTTTTCCAATCAGAACGACGTGGCCGAAGCCTTAGCTGTCGAGGAAGCTTCTCAGCTTTCTGGAGCGGCTCGGATGCTTCAGCTTGCGCAGCGCCTTCGCCTCGATCTGGCGGATACGTTCGCGGGTGACCGAGAACTGCTGGCCGACTTCTTCGAGTGTGTGATCCGTGTTCATGCCGATGCCGAAGCGCATGCGCAGCACACGCTCTTCGCGCGGCGTCAGCGAGGCGAGAACACGGGTCGTCGTTTCGCGCAGGTTCGCCTGGATGGCGGCGTCGATCGGCAGCAGCGCGTTCTTGTCCTCGATGAAGTCGCCGAGATGCGAATCCTCTTCGTCACCAACAGGGGTTTCGAGCGAGATCGGCTCCTTGGCGATCTTCAGGACCTTGCGGACCTTTTCGAGCGGCATGGCCAGCTTTTCGGCCAGTTCTTCCGGCGTCGGCTCGCGGCCGATCTCGTGCAGCATCTGGCGCGATGTCCGGACGATCTTGTTGATCGTCTCGATCATGTGCACCGGAATGCGGATCGTGCGAGCCTGGTCGGCGATCGAACGGGTGATCGCCTGACGGATCCACCATGTCGCATAGGTCGAGAACTTGTAGCCGCGGCGGTATTCGAACTTGTCGACCGCTTTCATCAGGCCGATATTGCCTTCCTGAATGAGGTCGAGGAACTGCAGGCCGCGGTTCGTATACTTCTTGGCGATGGAGATGACCAGGCGAAGGTTCGCTTCGACCATTTCCTTCTTGGCGATGCGCGCTTCGCGCTCGCCCTTCTGCACCATATGCACGATGCGGCGGAATTCCGAGATCGAGATACCAGTCTCGGTCGCCAGATTCTGGATTTCCTGGCGGATGTCGCGGATCGTCGTGTTTTCGCCCCTGGCGAATTCCTTCCAGCCGCGGGCGGCCAGATTGCCGATCGACTTCATCCAGTTCGGATCAAGTTCGGCGCCCTGATACTGCTCCAGGAAAGAGTCGCGCTTGACGCCGTAGGATTCGGCCAGACGCAGCAGGCGGCCCTCGTTGGAAACGAGGCGCTTGTTGATGTCGTAGAGCTGCTCGACCAGGGCGTCGATGCGGTTCTGGTTCAAGGACAGAGATTTGACGGCCTTGATCAGCTCATCTTTGAGTTCCTTGTAACGGCGCTCCTGGGCGGTGGACAGCGTGCCGGAAGCCGACAGGCGCTGCTCGACCTGCTGGTCCTGCAGCTTGCGCAGCTTCTTGTAGGTCTCGGCGATCGTATCCAGCGTCTCCATCACCTGCGGGCGAAGCTCGGCTTCCATTGCCGCCAGCGAAAGGTTGGATTCGTCCTCGTCCTCTTCCTCCTCCTCGGCAGGCAGGCCTTCGCCGCCGACATCGGTGATGTCGTCGTCGCCGGAGCGGGCGCGGCGGGTCTTTTCCTTCTCTTCTGCTAACTTGCGATCGGCTTCGATCTTCTCCGGGCTCTGGAACTGCGGCGCAGCCTTGGCTTCAGGGCCGGAATAGGTCGTTTCGAGATCGATGATCTCGCGCAGCAGCGTCGTGCCTTCGTTGAGTTCGTCGCGCCAGATGATCAGCGCCTGGAAGGTCAGCGGGCTCTCACAGAGGCCCGCGATCATCGTCTCGCGGCCGGCCTCGATGCGCTTGGCAATCGCGATTTCGCCCTCGCGGGACAGAAGCTCGACCGAGCCCATCTCGCGCAGGTACATGCGAACCGGATCGTCGGTACGGTCGGTCGGTTCTTTCTTCTTGGCGGCCGCCAGCGCCGTGCCGCTCGAAGGCGCGAGTTCGCCGCCTTCGCTCTCCTCGTCGCTGCCGGCGTCATCGTCATCGCTGCTGCCGGAAGCACCGGCTTCCTCGGCTTCCTCGTCCTCGATGACGTTGATGCCCATGTCGGACAGCATCGACATCGTGTCTTCGATCTGCTCGGACGTCACTTCTTCGGACGGCAGGACTGCGTTGAGCTCGTCCATGGTCACATAGCCGCGCTTCTTGGCGGCTTTGATCATCTTCTTGACCGCGTCGTCGGAAAGATCGAGAAGAGGGCCGTCGCTTGCGCCGTCGCGTTCGACTTCCGCGTCTTCGTTCTCTTTGACCTTGGTTGCCATTTATATCGTCGCCTTCCTGACGCTATCCAATCTCGCTACGGTGAACGGGCTGTCTCAGGGCCTGACGCGCCGCACGCGCCGCCCTCGAATCACCTTTGCCCACCTAACGGGATGACATTTAAAGCCTGATTAACCACGATTACCGGCACCGGACAGCAAAGCTTTCTTGCTCTTGGATTTCCGGCCATGGTTGCGCGATCCGCCTTGACCCAGTTCACCATTCAACAAGTCGAACGGTGATTCCCACATTTTTTGTTCTCGTCAAGCTTTTCCGGAAAAAAAGCCCACAAAAATACGGAAAAAGCCTTATCCACAGGCTTTGAACCGCGGCAGCGATTGCGAACCCTTATTTAAGATGCGGCGAACAAAAGACAAGGGCAGCAAATATTTTGCCCGCCGCACCAGTCGTTTCCACCACTTTCGCAGTTGCGCCGAGGATCTGTTCGCCATTGCCTGACGGATATCGGCTAACGCGCCGCGCCGTCATACGCCTTCACCGTCAGCGCGCCGATATCGACCGCGGGAATGCAGCGCAGATTGATAGAAGCCATTGCCGCGCCGTTCGGACCCACAGCCTCGCCGAACGGTGCGATGCCGCAATTGGCGCAGAAGTGATGCCGGATGACATGCCGGTTGAAAGTATAGGTCGAGACATTGTCCTCCGGCGTTTTCAGCACCAGCTTCTCGCGCGGCACGAAGGCGAGAAGTCCGCCGCGCCTGCGGCAAAGCGAACAATTGCAGTCGAGCGCCTCGGTGAATTCGCCTTCGACCTCGAAAGCCACGTTGCCGCAATGGCAGCTTCCTTCATAGAGCATGTCGTCTCCTCACATCCAGTCCATCACAACCTTGCCGGAATTGCCCGACCGCATCGCCTCGAAGCCGTCGCGGAAATCGTCGATGCCGATCCGGTGGGTGATGATGGGCGCGAGATCGAGGCCGCCTTGGACGAAGGCGATCATCTTGTACCAGGTCTCGAACATCTCGCGGCCGTAGATGCCCTTGAGATTGAGCATCTTGAAGATCACCTTGTTCCAGTCGATTTCGAAGCCCGCCGGCGCGATGCCGAGGATGGCGATCTTGCCGCCATTGTTCATCTTGTCGATCATGTCGCGGAAGGCAGGTGCGGCCCCCGACATTTCGAGCCCGACGTCGAAACCCTCCGTCATGCCGATCGCCTTCATCACGTCGGCGAGGTTTTCCTTCGATGCGTCGACGACGTGGTCGATGCCGAGCTTGCGCGCCAGCTCCAGCCGGTGCGGATTGATATCGGTGATGACGACCTTGCGGGCGCCGGATCGTTTGGCGACGAGCGCGCCCATGATGCCGATCGGCCCGGCGCCGGTGACGAGCACGTCCTCACCGACGAGATCGAAGGAAAGCGCGGTGTGCACGGCATTGCCGAACGGATCGAAGATCGCGGCGATCTCGTCGGAAATATCATCCGGGATCGGCACGACATTGCTTTCCGGAATGCAGACGAACTCACCGAACGAACCCGGGCGGTTGACGCCGACACCGAGCGTGTTGCGGCAGAGATGCCCCCTGCCCGCCCGGCAGTTGCGGCACTTGCCGCAGACGATATGCCCCTCGCCGGAGACCCGCTCGCCGATATGATAGCGGGTGACCGCCGAACCGATCTCGGCGATCTCGCCGGAGAATTCATGGCCAACCACCATCGGCACCGGAATGGTCTTCTGCGCCCACTGGTCCCAGTTCCAGATATGGACGTCAGTGCCGCAGATCGCCGATTTCTTCACCCGGATAAGCACGTCGTTCGGCCCGACCTCGGGCATCGGCACATTCTCCATCCAAAGCCCGACCTCGGGTTTTGCTTTGACCAGCGCCTTCATCATGTTCGACATCGACAATATCCACCCTTACTTGGCGCCCGACTTTGCTATCCCCTCTTCTCCCCAGCGGGGAGAAGGTGCCCGTAGGGCGGATGAGGGGGCGACACGGCACGCCGTCAAACTCAGATCACACCCAGTTCCCGCCCTGCCTCGGCAAAGGCCGCGATCGCCCGCTCCACATCCACTCGCGAATGCGCCGCCGACATCTGCGTGCGGATGCGGGCCTGGCCTTTCGGCACGACGGGGAAGGAAAAGCCGATCACATAGATCCCCTTCTTCAGCATCAGGCTTGCCATATCCTGGGCGAGTTTGGCATCGCCAAGCATGACGGGGATGATCGGATGGCCTTCGCCGGCGAGCGTGAAGCCGAGCTTGGTCATTTCGCTGCGGAAGAGATCGGCATTGTCCGAAAGCCGCTTGCGCAGGGTATCGCCGTCTTCGATGAGGTCGAACACCTTGAGCGAGGCGGCGGCGATAACGGGCGCCAGCGTATTCGAGAACAGATAGGGCCGCGAGCGCTGCCGCAGCCACTCCACAACCTCGGCCTTCGCCGAAGTATAACCGCCCGAGGCGCCGCCGAGCGCTTTGCCGAGCGTGCCGGTGATGATGTCGATCCGGCCCTCGACGCCGCAATATTCCGGCGACCCACGGCCGTTCTTGCCGACGAAGCCGACAGCATGGCTGTCATCGACCATGACCATCGCGCCGTATTTCTCGGCAAGATCGCAGACGCCGCCGAGATTGGCGATGATCCCGTCCATCGAGAAGACACCGTCGGTGGCGACCAACTTGAAGCGGCTGCCTTCGGCCTTCTTCAGCTCTTCTTCGAGCGCTGCCATATCGTTGTTGGCGTAGCGGAAGCGCTTGGCCTTCGAAAGCCTGACGCCGTCGATGATCGAGGCGTGGTTCAGCGCGTCGGAGATGATCGCGTCCTCTTCCGACAGCAGCGTCTCGAACAGGCCGCCATTGGCGTCGAAGCAGGATGAATAGAGGATCGTGTCTTCCATGCCGAGGAAGGAGGAGATGCGCGTCTCGAGCTGCTTATGCTCTTCCTGCGTGCCGCAGATGAAACGCACCGAGGCCATGCCATAGCCGTATCGGTCGAGCGCCTGCTTGCCGGCCTCGGCCAGTTCCTCGTTGTCGGCAAGGCCGAGATAGTTGTTGGCGCAGAAATTCAGCACCCGCTCGCCGGTGGAAATCGCGATCTCGCCCGCCTGCTTGGAGCTGATGACGCGCTCGGATTTGTAGAGACCGGCATCCTTCAGCGCCGAAATCTCGTTGCTGAGATGGGAGAGAAATTGCGAGGTCATGGACGGCCTTTCCCAGAGATTTCCCTACAGCGCCGCGCGTCTTATCAGACGCGCAAAGGACGCTGTTACACTTTTAATCTGCGCATCGTGCTTTCCAAAAATCGATTCCGATTTTCGGGCCGATGCGCTACCGCCGGGTTAGCATATTGCCGCCGGCTTGTCTTCTCAGCGCTGGACCGAGATCAGCAGGAACATCGGCCGGTCCATCTCCTCCGCCCAGTCTGGATTGTCTTGGAGCTCATCTTCGTTCGGGCTCCACTCCTCGACATGGCGAATGGCAAAACCGGCCGCGATCAAGGTGTTGAGCGTCGTGCCGAGCTTGCGATGCTGTTTGACGACACCCTTGGCGAGCCAGTCGGTGGTGCGCGGACCTTCGACGGAATAGCGGTCGAGCGGCCAGATACGCCGCCCCTCGGCATCGGTTGCCCAGGCGGGATTGGTCGGCGCCATGAAGATCGGATGTTCGATGGTGAAGACGAATTGCGATCCCGGCAAAAGCGCGCGATAGACGGTCGCGGCGAGACCGGCGAAACCCTCGATATAATGCAGCGCCAGCGAGCTATAGGCGAAATCGAAGGAGGCTTGAGCAAGCCTGAGATGCTCGAGATCGGCGATCTCGTAGGTGATCGCTGCTTCAGTCATATCTGCCCTCGCTCTGGCGATCATCTTTTCCGAGATGTCGAGCGCCAGCACGCTTGCAGCACCCTGGCTCACGGCAAAACGCGAAAACCAGCCGAAGCCGCAGCCGAGATCGACAACACGCTTGCCGGAAAGATCGGGCAGCAAGGCGCGCACCGCCGGCCATTCGGATGCTCCGTCGAGCCCGTGAACGGATCGTCTCATGCCGCTATATCCGGCGAAGAATTCCGGTCGGTCGTAGATATTCTGGGCCATCGGCGCTCCTCCTTTAGAGGCAAGCATCTACCATGCCCCCTCGCCCGATCTCAAGGATCAGACCAGTCCGCTCAGCCGTTGTCCTGCGCCAGGATGATCTCCAAAAAGGCATCGCCGTAGCGTTCGAGCTTCGCCTGCCCGACGCCTGATATGGCGAGCAATTCCTTGCGGCTGCGTGGCTTCTCCGTGGCAAAGGCGATCAGCGTCGTATCGGGAAAGACGACATAGGGCGGCACGCCGAGCGATTTCGCAATCGCCATGCGCTCGGCCCTGAGCGCCTCGAAGAGACTGCCGTCGGCGCCCGATAATCCCGATTTGCGCTCGCTGCGCTCCGCCTTCTTCGTGCGCCGTTCCGAGGCCGGCCGGTCCTTGCGGAAGAACACCTGCCGCTCGTGCTTGAAGACGGAGCGCGCCTCCGGCTCGAGCTTCAGCGCCCCGAAGGCCTCGTGGTCGACGCGGATCAATCCCATGGCGAGCAACTGGCGGAAGACCGACTGCCAGACGCGCGCTGGAATATCCTTGCCGGCGCCAAAGACCGGCATTTCGGCATGGCCGAAACGTTCGGTCTTTTCGTTGACGTTGCCGAGGAGGACATCGACGACATGGCCAGCGCCGAAACGCTCGCCGGTGCGGTAGACCGCCGCCAGCGCCTTGATCGCCGCCTCCGTGCCCTCCCAGGTCTCGACCGGCTTCAGGCAGGTGTCGCAATTGCCGCATTGTCCGGCATGCGCCTCGCCGAAATGGGCAAGGATTGCCTGGCGGCGGCAGGAGGCGGTCTCGCAGATCGCCAGCAATGCGTTGAGCTTGGCGCGCTCGACCCGCTTGATCTCGGCGGCGGCACTGCCCTCGTCGATCATCCGGCCGCGCTGGATGACGTCGGCCATGCCATAGGCCATCCAGACCTCAGACGGCAGGCCGTCGCGTCCGGCGCGGCCTGTCTCCTGATAATAGGCTTCCACCGAACCCGGCAGGTCGAGATGGGCGACATAACGCACGTTCGGTTTGTCGATGCCCATGCCGAAGGCGACGGTGGCGACCAGGCAAAGGTTCTCTTCTTTCAGGAAGGCATCCTGATTGGCGTCACGAACCGCCCTGTCCATGCCGGCATGATAGGCGCGCGCGCGGATGCCCTGCCCGTTCAGCCATTCGGCGGTATCCTCGACCTTGGCGCGCGACAGGCAATAGACGATGCCACTGTCGCCCTTGTGGCCGGACAGGAACCGCAACAGCTGTTGGCGCGGCTGGTCACGCTCGACGATCTCGTAGGCAATATTCGGTCGGTCAAAGCTGGTGGTGAAGATCCGGGCTGTATCCAAACCCAGCCGCTCGATCATGTCGTCACGCGTATGCGGATCGGCCGTCGCCGTCAGCGCCACCCTGGGCACACCGGGATATTGCTCGCCGAGCCGGCCGAGTTCGCGATATTCCGGTCGGAAATCATGGCCCCATTGCGAGACGCAATGGGCCTCGTCGATGGCAAACAGCGCGATCTTCTCGTTGGCGATCAGCTCGCGGAAACCATCGGTCAAAATGCGCTCGGGCGTCACGTAGAGAAGGTCGAGCTGGCCTGCCGAAAGCGCGCGGCGAACCTCGACGAACTCCTCGCGCGACAGCGAGGAATTAAGTGCTGCGGCGCGGATGCCGAGCTGCTTCATCGCCTCCACCTGATCGCGCATCAGCGCAATCAGCGGCGAAACGACGATGCCGACGCCGTCGCGGCAGAGTGCCGGGATCTGGAAACACAGGGATTTGCCGGCGCCCGTGGGAAAGAGCACGACCGCATCGCCGCCGGAGACCATATGCTCGACCACCTGCTGCTGCTTGCCGCGGAAGGAGGAATAGCCGTAGACTTGCTTGAGGATATCGAGCGGCGAGCGGCCGGAAGAAAACAGCGCGCCGGAAGCCGAAAAGCCCGGTTCGTTTCGTTCGGTCAGCGACATCAGTGGTTCGCCGCTCCTTTGACGCGGCCGGAAAGCACGCCGAAGCCATCGATGATGGCCTCCTGGTTCTCAAGGCGCACCCCTTCAAAATGCACTTCCTGCTGCGCGCGCATCAGTTGAACGATCGCCTCGCCGTCGCCGGCTTCGGTTGCCAGCGCGATCTCGCGCTCGAGCTCGATCTTCTGCCGGCGTAGCGCCTTCGCTCGCTTGTGGGAGGCCAGCGCCTGGCGGTATCCCTCACGCGCATCTTCCATCGCCGCCTCCTCGGTCGCGATCCACAGCCGGGCATTGCGCACCTGTTGGTCGAGGCTCTTGATGAGCGGGCCGAAGCCTTCGAATTCCAGTCTTTCGGTCAGATATTCGCGCGTCAGATGCGGGCCGGCGACGGCCGCGGCTGCTCCCAGCATCGCCGACCAGAGCCGCTGCAGCTCGCGGCTGTCATATTCAATCGCGGCTATTTCGTCATAATCGTCGATCATCAGCGAAGGGTGATTGACGACGGTCAGCGCCAGCACGCATTCGCGCAGCGCCGTATTGTTCTGGTGGCCGCGCACGGGGCCTGAGCGGGCGAGCCTTTCTGAAATGACGCTGGGGCTTTTCGGCCCTGCCTTGCCCGCATTGTCGCGGCCCGTCCGGTAATTGCCATTGCCGTTGAAGCCGCCGCGGCGATCGCCATTGTTGCGGTTCTGGAACTGCGGCTGGAAGAAGGCGTTCAGCCGATCGCGAATATCCTGCTGGTAGTGGCGACGCACATTCTCGTCTGCGATGACGGCGACCAGTTGCTTCAGCCGCGCCTCGAGCTCGGCGCGCGCCTCCGGCGTGTCGAACTTGCCGGTGTTGACCTCCCGGCTCCACAGCATCTCGGAGAGCGGCTTTGCCTGGCTCATTACCTTGTCGAAAGGCGCGCGCCCGTCATCGCGCACGAGATCGTCGGGATCCTTGCCGTCGGGCAGAAGCGCGAAGCGAACAGAACGCCCGGGCTTCAGATGCGGCAGCGCCAGTTCGGCGGCGCGATTGGCCGCGCGGATGCCGGCGCCGTCGCCGTCGAAGCAGAGCATCGGCTGCGGCACCATCTTCCACAGCAACTCGAGCTGGTTTTCGGTGAGCGCCGTGCCGAGCGGCGCGACGGCATTCTCGATGCCCGCCTGATGCAGCGCGATCACGTCCATATAGCCTTCGACGGCAATAATGGTGCCGGTCGCATTATCGTCCTGAGGGTCGCCGCGGCCCGGTCCCTGGATCGCGCGCCGCGCACGGGCGAAATTGTAAAGGACATTGCCCTTGTGGAAGAGCTCCGTCTCGTTGGAGTTCAGATATTTCGCCGGCGCGTCAGCCGACATGGCGCGGCCGCCGAAAGCGATCACCTTTTCCCGCGACGACAGGATCGGGAACATGATGCGGTCGCGGAAACGATCGTAGGAAACCGGCACGTTTTCATGGACAACCAGACCGCAGGCCTCGATCTGATCCTTGGAGACACCCTTGCCGGCGAGGAATTCCTTGAGCGCATTGCGGCTGTCGGGTGCATAGCCGAGACGGAAGGTCTCGATGGTGCGCCCCGTCAATCCGCGGTCGCGCAGATAGGCGCGCGCCCTCGCCCCATTCGACGTCTGCAGCTGATCCTGGAAAAATTGCGTCGCCATTTCCATGACGTCGATCAGCGAGCCGCGCTCTTTCTCGCGCTTCTCCATCACAGGATCGGCCAGTGGCATCGGCACGCCGGCCATATCGGCGATCTGCTGCACCGCCTCGGGGAAACTCAGGCCCTCCAGCTCGGTGAGAAAGCGGAAATGGTCGCCGGTGACGCCGCAGCCGAAGCAGTGATAGCGGCCCTTTCGGTCCTCGCAATGGAAGCTCGGCGATTTCTCGCCGTGGAACGGGCAGCAGGCCCAGTAATCGCCGCGCGACACGTTTGTCTTGCGCTTGTCCCAGCTGACGCGACGCGCAATCACGTTCGAAATCGGAACGCGGTCGCGAATATCATCGAGAAAGGTGTTGGAAAAGCGCATTTATACCTCTTGATCAGCCTTCATATAAGCTGCTTTGCCGCTCCACGCCATGAAACTTGTCATGAAAACCCGCTATTCACAGGCTATGCGGCCATCATTGCCGCCTCCGGTTATCCAATCAACAACGCGTTATCGCCCCCTGCGACAGGGTGCGACATTATTGTCCCTTCGGAGCCGGAATTCTGCCGTCAGAAAAGCTTGAGCAGGAGCGGCGACCTCTAACAGAGTTGAGAGAAAGTCTTTTGGAAACAAAAGATTATCCCCTCAGATGATTGCTTCTCATCATCCCTAGCGCCACCTCCCGAGGGTCCGCTTCGACGCCTCCCAAACCGCCGATTCCGGCAATTATTATTTTTTTGTAATTTGAATAAGCCGCCGCGCCGCAATAGGTTCGATCTCAACAAAGCGATCCCCGAGCGAAGCACCATCCCTACCCCCGGCGCCGCTTCGCAAGGGTGCCTTTGCAAATACCCTCCGGCTTGGGCTTCGGCCCTGCGTGCCGGTGGACGCAAAGAGCAAGAAGGCAGGAGCGCCCCCAGCTCCTGCCTTCTTAAATTTTTGGCTCTCCTGCGACAACTCTCCCTTTAAAATTAACCGCTTATCGATAAAATCGTTGACAGGCGGCGCTTGCATGAAAGATGTATGCGCCGAACTCCCTGGACCTCTCCAAATGGCTTTTACCGCGGATAATCTTGCAGCAGACGATCGCTTTCTCGCTGCCATCCTCCATTGCGCCGATCAGATGCTCGCCATCTATCGCGAGAGCCCGCGCATCGCTTCGATCTTCGCCGCGCAGCAGCGCTGGCTGATGGCCCATGCCGGCTTTGCGCTTCACTACGGTTATTCCGACGACGGGAAGAGCGGCGGCCTCTATTCCGGCCGCTTCATCGATTTTGCGGTCAGGAACAACATCGCCAGCCGCAACACGGCCGCGGCCTTCATGCAGGAAATGCTGGCCTATCGCTTCCTGCGACCGGTTCCCGGCCCCGATAAGCGCACACGCTACCTCGAGCCCACCGAAATCGCCGAGCAGCATTTCACCCGATGGCTCGTAGCCCATATGATGATCCTCGACAGCCTCGACGGCGGTGAGCGCGCCGATAAGATCACCGCCAACCCCTCGGCGATGATGGCAGCGATCCAGCCACCGATTGCGAGGGCGATCATAGGAAGTGAAGCGGTGCGTAATCCGGGCGCCACCTTCAACCTCTTCAACTGGGCAAATTCCGGCGGGCTGGTGATGGACTACCTGATCTCGCGCCTTCCCGAATTTCCAAGGACGGCGGACCGCGTCGTGCTTGGCCCTCTGTCGCTCAGGGAAATCCGCGAACAGTTCATGATCTCCAACACCCATCTGAAGCGGCTTCTGATGCAGGCAGCGACCATGGAGAGTATCGGCTGGACCGAACCCTCCCGCAAGGGCGACTTCTGGCTGTCGGCCCATTTCATCCGCGAATATTGGAATTATCAGGCGGCGAAATTCGCCATCATCGATGCCGCCGCCGAAGCGGTGCTCGGGCCTGCGGTCCGTGACGAACCGCAGGCAAGACGGGTTATCTGAGGCTTATCCGTTCAACAGTTCCTTGACGGTCGCCGATGCCTTGGCGAAATCCATCTGGCCGGCATAACGCTCCTTCAGCGCCGCCATTACCTTGCCCATGTCCTTGGCGCCCGCGGCACCGGTCTC from Rhizobium leguminosarum bv. trifolii WSM1325 encodes:
- a CDS encoding glutathione-dependent formaldehyde-activating GFA (PFAM: glutathione-dependent formaldehyde-activating GFA~KEGG: rec:RHECIAT_CH0003116 hypothetical protein) codes for the protein MLYEGSCHCGNVAFEVEGEFTEALDCNCSLCRRRGGLLAFVPREKLVLKTPEDNVSTYTFNRHVIRHHFCANCGIAPFGEAVGPNGAAMASINLRCIPAVDIGALTVKAYDGAAR
- a CDS encoding L-threonine 3-dehydrogenase (TIGRFAM: L-threonine 3-dehydrogenase~PFAM: Alcohol dehydrogenase GroES domain protein; Alcohol dehydrogenase zinc-binding domain protein~KEGG: ret:RHE_CH02951 L-threonine 3-dehydrogenase); protein product: MSNMMKALVKAKPEVGLWMENVPMPEVGPNDVLIRVKKSAICGTDVHIWNWDQWAQKTIPVPMVVGHEFSGEIAEIGSAVTRYHIGERVSGEGHIVCGKCRNCRAGRGHLCRNTLGVGVNRPGSFGEFVCIPESNVVPIPDDISDEIAAIFDPFGNAVHTALSFDLVGEDVLVTGAGPIGIMGALVAKRSGARKVVITDINPHRLELARKLGIDHVVDASKENLADVMKAIGMTEGFDVGLEMSGAAPAFRDMIDKMNNGGKIAILGIAPAGFEIDWNKVIFKMLNLKGIYGREMFETWYKMIAFVQGGLDLAPIITHRIGIDDFRDGFEAMRSGNSGKVVMDWM
- a CDS encoding 2-amino-3-ketobutyrate coenzyme A ligase (KEGG: rec:RHECIAT_CH0003118 2-amino-3-ketobutyrate CoA ligase protein~TIGRFAM: 2-amino-3-ketobutyrate coenzyme A ligase~PFAM: aminotransferase class I and II; glycine hydroxymethyltransferase); this translates as MTSQFLSHLSNEISALKDAGLYKSERVISSKQAGEIAISTGERVLNFCANNYLGLADNEELAEAGKQALDRYGYGMASVRFICGTQEEHKQLETRISSFLGMEDTILYSSCFDANGGLFETLLSEEDAIISDALNHASIIDGVRLSKAKRFRYANNDMAALEEELKKAEGSRFKLVATDGVFSMDGIIANLGGVCDLAEKYGAMVMVDDSHAVGFVGKNGRGSPEYCGVEGRIDIITGTLGKALGGASGGYTSAKAEVVEWLRQRSRPYLFSNTLAPVIAAASLKVFDLIEDGDTLRKRLSDNADLFRSEMTKLGFTLAGEGHPIIPVMLGDAKLAQDMASLMLKKGIYVIGFSFPVVPKGQARIRTQMSAAHSRVDVERAIAAFAEAGRELGVI
- a CDS encoding Methyltransferase type 11 (PFAM: Methyltransferase type 11; Methyltransferase type 12~KEGG: sme:SMc01426 hypothetical protein), with amino-acid sequence MAQNIYDRPEFFAGYSGMRRSVHGLDGASEWPAVRALLPDLSGKRVVDLGCGFGWFSRFAVSQGAASVLALDISEKMIARARADMTEAAITYEIADLEHLRLAQASFDFAYSSLALHYIEGFAGLAATVYRALLPGSQFVFTIEHPIFMAPTNPAWATDAEGRRIWPLDRYSVEGPRTTDWLAKGVVKQHRKLGTTLNTLIAAGFAIRHVEEWSPNEDELQDNPDWAEEMDRPMFLLISVQR